Proteins co-encoded in one uncultured Bacteroides sp. genomic window:
- a CDS encoding galactokinase family protein, with protein MNNYQYHIFSPYRVCPLGAHVDHQHGLVTGFAINKGVDLWFTPSEDSQVHLESKSFEEIVDFEMNTRTQVKEGNWGDYARGAKYALSKRFELVKGINGVIQGSLPVGGLSSSAAVLIAYVMAFAKANHITLKPFEVVLIASEAEREYIGLNNGLLDQSCIALGQKDGLLFLDCDTNDYRVIKKHPDMPEFEIGIFFSGLTRNLVNSDYNLRVYECKVAAWNMLAYVDTPLKGFDKTFLRDIPKESFEKTRDIMPARFARRAEHFYSEYRRVRQGVTAWETGNLQLFGKLSFDSCESSIHNYECGSPELIAIYNSMHKLPGVYGGRFSGAGFKGAVIALVDPKNKESIEIEVTKQYLAQFPEYETTFKTYWVKPDDGARFID; from the coding sequence ATGAATAACTATCAATATCACATCTTTTCACCTTATCGCGTATGCCCATTAGGCGCTCACGTTGACCACCAACATGGCTTGGTGACGGGATTTGCGATCAATAAAGGAGTGGATCTTTGGTTTACTCCAAGTGAGGATTCACAAGTACATCTTGAGTCGAAGTCCTTTGAGGAAATTGTAGATTTCGAAATGAATACTCGCACGCAAGTTAAAGAAGGTAATTGGGGTGATTATGCTCGTGGTGCGAAATATGCTTTGAGCAAGCGATTTGAACTGGTAAAGGGTATCAATGGTGTTATCCAAGGATCTTTGCCTGTTGGCGGTTTGAGTTCATCTGCTGCTGTACTCATTGCTTATGTGATGGCTTTTGCTAAGGCAAATCATATTACGCTTAAGCCTTTTGAGGTGGTGTTGATTGCTAGTGAGGCTGAACGAGAGTATATCGGATTGAATAATGGTTTGCTTGATCAGAGTTGTATTGCTCTTGGTCAGAAGGATGGATTGTTGTTCTTGGATTGCGATACGAATGATTATCGTGTGATCAAGAAGCATCCTGATATGCCGGAATTTGAGATTGGAATTTTCTTTAGCGGTTTGACTCGTAATCTGGTGAACTCAGATTATAACCTGAGGGTGTATGAGTGTAAGGTGGCAGCATGGAATATGCTGGCTTATGTGGATACTCCATTGAAGGGTTTCGACAAGACGTTCTTGAGGGATATTCCTAAGGAGAGCTTTGAGAAGACTCGCGATATCATGCCTGCTCGCTTTGCCAGACGTGCAGAACATTTCTATTCTGAATATAGAAGAGTACGTCAAGGTGTTACGGCTTGGGAAACGGGTAATTTGCAGTTGTTTGGTAAGCTTTCATTTGATAGTTGTGAGAGCTCAATACATAACTATGAATGTGGATCTCCTGAGTTGATCGCTATCTACAATAGTATGCATAAACTCCCAGGCGTATATGGTGGTAGATTCAGTGGCGCAGGTTTCAAGGGTGCTGTTATAGCCCTTGTTGATCCAAAAAACAAAGAGAGTATTGAAATAGAGGTAACAAAGCAGTACCTTGCTCAATTCCCTGAATACGAAACTACTTTCAAAACATATTGGGTAAAGCCAGATGATGGCGCCCGTTTTATAGACTAA
- a CDS encoding WbuC family cupin fold metalloprotein produces MIQIDKELIMDLFDKAVVSERKRMYYDLRTSSSDGSQRMLNALMPGTDVPIHRHPQSNENVICLCGKLVEVLYEEDSLGDTMPMRMDAQDVPNGKRLKESARYMLDPSVGNFGCVIPAGVWHTVEVIEPCVIYEAKDGKYGEDGSETNEK; encoded by the coding sequence ATGATACAAATTGATAAAGAACTTATAATGGATTTATTCGATAAAGCAGTTGTCTCAGAGCGCAAGCGAATGTACTATGATCTACGCACCAGTTCATCGGACGGTAGCCAACGAATGCTCAATGCTCTCATGCCTGGAACAGACGTTCCTATACACCGGCATCCTCAGAGCAATGAGAATGTCATTTGCCTTTGTGGTAAGTTGGTAGAAGTCCTTTACGAAGAAGATTCACTAGGAGACACTATGCCTATGAGAATGGATGCTCAGGATGTGCCTAACGGCAAACGCCTCAAAGAATCTGCACGTTACATGTTAGATCCTTCCGTTGGCAACTTCGGATGCGTTATTCCTGCTGGTGTATGGCATACTGTAGAGGTTATTGAACCATGCGTAATCTACGAAGCAAAAGACGGCAAGTATGGTGAAGATGGAAGTGAAACCAATGAGAAATAG
- a CDS encoding glycosyltransferase family 4 protein, whose amino-acid sequence MIVIYAIIFVLLLVAELVYFKIAEKCNIIDKPNQRSSHSTIVLRGGGIIFALSTLAWVGLQGAHGDWCLVVEYLPFLIGLFLIAGLSFVDDIVSLPDSLRLVAQFTAMALMFWSLGILHWNMWWIVIIALIVCVGATNVINFMDGINGITAGYSLAVLVPLFILNNTLETPFIYNSFFGVVILGVLVFCIFNFRPKGEAKCFAGDVGSIGIAFIMLFAIGKLVMQTRDVTYLLFLLVYGVDGCMTIFHRIMLHENLGQAHRKHAYQLMANELKIGHVKVSLLYMTLQLLVSLGFIYLCPNTVGCHWMYLVGATVVLAIAYVVFKKKYYHLHEEYLASLEK is encoded by the coding sequence ATGATCGTAATATACGCTATAATTTTTGTTCTGCTGCTTGTTGCAGAACTTGTGTACTTCAAAATTGCAGAGAAGTGCAATATCATTGATAAGCCGAATCAGAGAAGTTCACACAGCACTATTGTGCTTAGAGGAGGTGGTATTATCTTTGCACTGTCTACACTCGCATGGGTTGGCCTTCAGGGCGCTCATGGCGATTGGTGCTTGGTGGTTGAATATCTGCCATTTCTGATTGGCTTGTTCCTGATTGCTGGTTTAAGTTTTGTGGATGATATTGTATCTCTTCCGGACTCGCTCAGACTTGTAGCACAGTTCACGGCAATGGCGCTGATGTTCTGGAGCCTTGGTATCCTACACTGGAATATGTGGTGGATTGTGATCATTGCACTCATTGTTTGCGTGGGTGCTACCAATGTGATCAATTTCATGGATGGTATCAACGGCATTACCGCCGGTTATAGCCTTGCCGTACTTGTACCTTTGTTTATTTTGAACAATACACTTGAAACTCCTTTCATATATAACTCTTTTTTTGGAGTTGTAATTCTTGGTGTGCTGGTATTCTGTATCTTTAACTTCCGTCCTAAGGGGGAAGCAAAGTGCTTTGCTGGTGATGTGGGTAGTATTGGTATTGCTTTCATTATGCTATTTGCCATTGGTAAGTTGGTGATGCAAACAAGGGATGTGACTTATTTGCTGTTCTTGCTGGTGTATGGTGTGGATGGTTGCATGACGATTTTTCATCGCATTATGTTGCATGAGAATCTTGGGCAGGCACATAGAAAACATGCTTATCAGCTGATGGCTAATGAGCTGAAAATCGGACATGTGAAGGTCAGTTTGCTGTATATGACTTTGCAGTTGCTGGTCAGCCTCGGTTTTATCTACCTTTGCCCTAATACTGTCGGCTGTCATTGGATGTACTTGGTTGGTGCTACAGTAGTTTTGGCTATAGCATACGTAGTATTTAAGAAGAAATATTATCATCTACACGAAGAATATTTAGCTTCACTTGAAAAGTAA
- a CDS encoding glycosyltransferase: protein MEKFSVLMSVYFKENPLYFDLSLESNMVKQTLQPDEFVLVCDGELTTKQETVIAKYTAMFPDKFKVYRKENGGLGKALNFGLPKCSYPLIARSDSDDICAKDRFEKQVGFMTEHPEICIISSYIDEFETDWTKPNHLKTLPLTHEELYQMSKFRNPLNHMSVMMRKDDIIHIGSYIHIPYIEDYELWVRAMINGVKIANIGEVLVHARVGNGMVQRRGSKQYIASWRQMNKYMMKNGMVNGVQYVRNMIAVRAFVYMPVGLKEFVYKKILRRG, encoded by the coding sequence ATGGAAAAGTTCTCCGTTTTAATGTCGGTTTACTTCAAGGAAAATCCGCTGTATTTCGACCTCTCTTTGGAAAGCAATATGGTTAAGCAAACTCTTCAACCTGATGAGTTTGTTTTGGTTTGCGATGGCGAATTGACTACTAAACAGGAGACGGTCATTGCTAAATATACAGCGATGTTTCCTGATAAATTTAAGGTGTATCGCAAGGAGAATGGTGGTCTTGGTAAGGCTTTGAACTTCGGTTTGCCAAAGTGCTCTTATCCACTGATCGCTCGTTCTGATAGTGACGATATCTGTGCCAAGGACCGTTTTGAGAAGCAGGTAGGCTTTATGACAGAACATCCTGAGATTTGCATTATCAGCTCATACATTGATGAGTTTGAGACTGATTGGACAAAGCCAAATCATCTCAAGACCCTGCCTTTGACTCACGAAGAACTCTATCAGATGTCAAAGTTTCGTAATCCTCTCAATCACATGTCTGTGATGATGCGCAAGGATGACATTATACATATTGGCAGCTACATTCACATTCCTTACATTGAGGATTATGAGTTGTGGGTTCGTGCTATGATCAACGGTGTCAAGATCGCCAACATTGGTGAGGTGCTTGTTCATGCACGTGTTGGTAACGGTATGGTTCAGCGCAGAGGTAGCAAACAATATATTGCCAGCTGGCGTCAGATGAACAAGTATATGATGAAGAACGGCATGGTTAATGGTGTACAGTATGTTCGCAACATGATTGCCGTACGTGCGTTCGTCTATATGCCTGTTGGCCTGAAGGAGTTCGTTTACAAGAAGATTTTGAGAAGAGGGTAA
- a CDS encoding glycosyltransferase: protein MHPRLLIVGTVPYNTKSSSRAFEAYFHNWEKENLAQIFSDPKTPVKGHCGTLFQITDYRLLQSWKGKRVDTGVIYKYEDLPDDNESKEIVDESKTAASSYKFGAKHSPLTHLLRGLLWGKNLWCTNKLNEWLDKFKPESVFLSFSDDYFISQIAFYVAKRYNIPIVSSIGDDYIFNLHFSLNPIYLLYKLTYRSHIRKVLAHKGSAIYISNKIRNKYNKEFGLDGETVYLASTTTRKPFASVNMEKPLVTYFGNIRMGRNYSLNDIGYALGKINTNYKLEVYSGEKDPNVYGIFRDNPNIIYGGTIPYEEVQNKMVSSDITVIVEGFKKEDIDWSRYSLSTKAADALASGVTILTYGSQKCGIIEYMQSTEASFVCTEKDKLEEVIREALINVELQEQYYAQQIVMTKEHHNLQKSCEVFECVVQNALRK, encoded by the coding sequence ATGCATCCAAGATTATTGATTGTGGGGACTGTCCCATATAACACAAAATCTTCTTCGAGAGCGTTTGAAGCGTACTTTCATAATTGGGAAAAAGAGAATCTCGCGCAGATATTCTCGGATCCAAAGACTCCTGTAAAGGGTCATTGTGGTACGTTGTTTCAAATCACGGACTACAGACTTCTTCAGAGCTGGAAGGGGAAAAGGGTTGATACAGGTGTGATATACAAGTATGAAGATTTGCCTGATGACAATGAGTCGAAAGAGATTGTTGACGAGAGCAAGACTGCTGCCAGTTCCTATAAGTTTGGAGCGAAACACAGTCCATTAACCCACCTTCTTCGTGGTTTGTTATGGGGAAAGAATCTTTGGTGCACTAATAAACTTAATGAATGGCTGGACAAGTTTAAGCCAGAAAGTGTATTCTTAAGTTTTTCGGATGATTATTTCATCTCGCAAATTGCATTTTATGTTGCCAAACGATACAATATCCCAATTGTGTCATCAATAGGTGATGACTATATCTTTAATCTGCACTTCTCATTAAATCCAATTTATCTGCTATATAAACTTACATATCGTAGTCATATTCGAAAGGTTTTAGCACATAAAGGTAGTGCTATATATATAAGCAATAAGATAAGGAATAAATACAACAAAGAATTTGGTTTGGATGGTGAGACGGTTTATCTTGCTTCCACTACTACTCGTAAACCCTTTGCCTCTGTAAATATGGAAAAACCACTGGTTACCTATTTTGGAAACATCCGTATGGGGCGTAACTATTCACTAAATGATATTGGTTATGCTTTGGGAAAGATAAATACTAATTATAAGTTAGAGGTTTATTCTGGTGAAAAAGATCCAAACGTTTATGGCATATTCAGAGATAATCCAAATATTATTTATGGAGGGACTATTCCTTATGAGGAGGTACAAAATAAAATGGTATCAAGTGATATTACTGTTATTGTAGAAGGGTTTAAAAAAGAAGATATAGATTGGTCGCGTTATTCCTTGTCAACAAAAGCTGCTGATGCATTGGCTAGTGGAGTTACTATTCTAACATACGGCTCTCAAAAATGCGGAATCATAGAATATATGCAGAGTACTGAAGCGTCATTCGTCTGCACTGAAAAAGATAAACTGGAAGAGGTAATAAGGGAAGCATTGATAAATGTTGAACTACAGGAGCAATACTATGCTCAACAGATAGTGATGACCAAAGAGCATCACAACCTACAGAAAAGTTGCGAAGTGTTTGAATGCGTAGTACAGAATGCATTAAGAAAATAA
- a CDS encoding acyltransferase family protein, with protein MRRNQIVDIIRGTAMLLVVLGHTLSGCTTAFQDSFLFQVIWTLQMPLFIIISGYVSKYSKPIQNVNELWKYIKKRTLAYLMPWAVWTILIRGLIFQQTEYLDIKYLLWHMDSGYWFLMTIWTISMIFGLADYGSTKLKVSSKITSLGCHLALCGVGMVLLAGIGYIVGMSFLCIKLTLYYTPIYLLGYIYGQIQGDLYSKSYSDSLINWSVAVALALWLSLIVRFNFYSEADGVYMIVLRFTTSIFGCVALIGLFTSIYENLKGGGSGMGQSTFAGGLSSTLPVSQSCTCDPHTGVGNNERSNNAIRQLLNKNCADMHEHLPNAEKHSVELSFVRQKNYSILLNWIGVHSLEIYLIHGLSLCILRFSYAPELISVRGWFLILANFIITVTLSCLYIRLIESNKLLYKIIFWK; from the coding sequence ATGAGGCGTAATCAAATCGTTGATATAATTCGTGGCACTGCAATGCTACTTGTAGTTCTTGGCCATACTTTATCTGGTTGTACAACTGCATTCCAGGATAGTTTTCTTTTTCAGGTAATCTGGACTCTTCAGATGCCTTTGTTTATAATTATTAGTGGATATGTTTCAAAATATAGTAAACCTATTCAGAATGTCAATGAGCTGTGGAAATATATAAAGAAGCGCACATTAGCGTACTTAATGCCATGGGCTGTTTGGACAATACTTATTAGAGGATTAATATTCCAGCAGACAGAGTATCTTGATATCAAATATCTACTATGGCACATGGATAGCGGATATTGGTTTTTAATGACCATTTGGACAATAAGCATGATATTCGGTTTAGCTGACTATGGTAGCACTAAACTTAAAGTGTCTTCAAAGATTACAAGTCTCGGTTGTCATCTTGCGCTTTGTGGGGTAGGTATGGTATTGCTCGCTGGTATAGGATATATTGTAGGAATGTCATTTTTGTGTATCAAGCTTACATTATATTATACGCCAATATACCTTTTAGGATATATATACGGACAAATACAAGGCGACCTTTATTCAAAATCGTATTCGGATTCTCTAATCAACTGGAGTGTTGCTGTGGCCTTGGCACTTTGGTTAAGCTTAATTGTCAGATTCAATTTTTACTCTGAGGCGGATGGTGTCTATATGATTGTGCTTCGTTTTACAACTTCCATCTTTGGGTGTGTTGCATTAATAGGTTTATTTACAAGTATTTACGAGAATTTGAAAGGGGGTGGCAGTGGGATGGGGCAGTCAACATTCGCTGGAGGTTTATCTTCTACACTACCTGTTTCTCAATCTTGTACTTGCGATCCCCATACCGGAGTTGGCAACAACGAACGGAGTAATAATGCTATTAGGCAACTACTTAATAAAAATTGTGCTGACATGCACGAGCATCTTCCTAATGCAGAGAAACATAGTGTTGAATTATCTTTTGTTCGGCAAAAAAACTATTCAATATTACTAAACTGGATAGGTGTTCACTCGCTTGAAATCTATCTGATACATGGATTATCTCTATGCATTCTGCGATTCTCTTATGCTCCAGAACTGATTTCGGTTAGAGGGTGGTTCCTAATACTAGCGAACTTCATTATTACTGTAACGTTGAGTTGCTTATATATCCGATTGATAGAATCTAATAAACTTCTTTATAAAATAATATTCTGGAAATAG
- a CDS encoding O-antigen ligase family protein produces MEIGRLHVEIGRLHYFAAMLYAYGISNPIAQILYSIMYIAGLSVYCIEKSKRKLLSVVIILILLLYSFLIIPGTFEAITGPDFSKSLIVLLLFVYFPIFLISSSSQFRFDDAFPVLYHFSLIVNCLCVLAYISQAFFSGTGLQEYMTFAYTGLSSIMIGFYYSYKQKHFLGIIISTLSCLTVVLGGCRGALLTITVFLSLILIFNVKKNSSRFIIIISAILLFLNINTVISITGDILGQFGYESRILQLLENEELVESEGRDLVFQKALSIISPLGHGIFSDRILLEHVSDAVYCHNIILEILVDFGIFTGGAILGIILIACIKSIRLNTIKYNLSHTFLVYYSISMIFVKYMLSSSYLISPEIALIFAWYLKNSVDKMNK; encoded by the coding sequence GTGGAAATTGGACGTTTACACGTGGAAATTGGACGCTTACATTACTTTGCGGCTATGTTGTATGCATATGGCATATCAAATCCTATTGCACAAATATTGTATTCTATTATGTATATTGCAGGCTTATCTGTTTATTGTATTGAAAAGTCTAAAAGAAAGTTATTAAGTGTTGTAATAATACTTATATTATTATTGTATAGCTTCTTAATTATACCTGGCACATTTGAAGCAATCACGGGACCCGATTTCTCAAAATCATTAATTGTCTTATTATTGTTTGTTTATTTCCCGATATTTTTGATTTCGTCAAGTTCACAATTTCGGTTTGATGATGCATTTCCTGTTTTGTACCATTTTTCATTAATTGTTAATTGTTTGTGTGTACTAGCATATATTTCTCAAGCATTTTTTTCTGGAACAGGTCTTCAAGAGTATATGACATTTGCTTATACAGGATTATCTTCAATTATGATTGGATTCTACTATAGTTATAAACAAAAACATTTTCTTGGTATTATTATTTCCACGTTGTCTTGTCTTACTGTTGTGTTGGGGGGATGTCGTGGAGCATTATTAACGATAACAGTATTCTTGTCATTAATACTCATCTTTAATGTTAAGAAAAATAGTTCTCGATTCATTATAATAATTTCTGCAATCCTTTTATTCTTAAATATAAATACGGTCATATCCATTACTGGAGACATCTTGGGGCAGTTTGGATATGAAAGTCGAATTCTCCAATTACTTGAAAATGAAGAATTAGTAGAATCTGAAGGAAGAGATCTTGTCTTTCAAAAGGCGTTATCTATAATAAGCCCTTTAGGACATGGGATTTTTAGTGATAGAATTCTCTTGGAACATGTAAGTGATGCAGTTTATTGTCACAATATCATTTTAGAGATATTGGTAGATTTTGGAATTTTTACTGGTGGAGCAATATTGGGAATAATCTTAATTGCATGTATCAAGTCAATAAGATTGAATACAATAAAATACAATTTATCCCACACCTTTCTTGTATATTATAGTATCTCAATGATATTTGTGAAATACATGTTATCGAGTAGTTATCTTATATCACCAGAAATTGCATTGATATTTGCTTGGTATTTAAAAAATAGTGTTGATAAAATGAACAAATAG
- a CDS encoding reverse transcriptase domain-containing protein, translating into MSSGCYFPPPVKLVEIPKSNGGKRPLGIPTVSDRIAQMVVVLSVENQIEPYFHKDSYAYRPGCNAKMAVAKAKERCWQYNWVLDLDISKFFDTIGHELLMKAVHLKPRRFIIPLLVLVKWVHCHSINF; encoded by the coding sequence ATGAGCTCGGGCTGTTACTTTCCTCCACCTGTTAAGTTGGTGGAGATACCGAAATCTAATGGAGGTAAACGTCCATTAGGCATACCAACGGTAAGTGATAGGATTGCCCAAATGGTGGTTGTTCTGTCAGTTGAGAATCAAATAGAGCCCTATTTCCATAAAGATTCTTATGCTTACCGTCCCGGTTGTAACGCTAAAATGGCTGTAGCTAAAGCCAAAGAGCGTTGCTGGCAGTACAATTGGGTTCTGGATTTGGATATCAGTAAATTCTTTGATACGATAGGCCATGAGCTTCTTATGAAAGCGGTTCATCTGAAACCTCGACGGTTTATCATACCTTTATTGGTACTTGTAAAATGGGTGCACTGTCATTCTATCAATTTTTGA